From a single Phocoena sinus isolate mPhoSin1 chromosome 1, mPhoSin1.pri, whole genome shotgun sequence genomic region:
- the PRPF3 gene encoding U4/U6 small nuclear ribonucleoprotein Prp3 isoform X2, producing the protein MLTKLQIKQMMEAATRQIEERKKQLSFISPPTPQPKTPSSSQPERLPIGNTIQPSQAATFMNDAIEKARKAAELQARIQAQLALKPGLIGNANMVGLANLHAMGIAPPKVELKDQTKPTPLILDEQGRTVDATGKEIELTHRMPTLKANIRAVKREQFKQQLKEKPSEDMESNTFFDPRVSIAPSQRQRRTFKFHDKGKFEKIAQRLRTKAQLEKLQAEISQAARKTGIHTSTRLALIAPKKELKEGDVPEIEWWDSYIIPNGFDLTEENPKREDYFGITNLVEHPAQLNPPVDNDTPVTLGVYLTKKEQKKLRRQTRREAQKELQEKVRLGLMPPPEPKVRISNLMRVLGTEAVQDPTKVEAHVRAQMAKRQKAHEEANAARKLTAEQRKVKKIKKLKEDISQGVHISVYRVRNLSNPAKKFKIEANAGQLYLTGVVVLHKDVNVVVVEGGPKAQKKFKRLMLHRIKWDEQTSNTKGDDDEESDEEAVKKTNKCVLVWEGTAKDRSFGEMKFKQCPTENMAREHFKKHGAEHYWDLALSESVLESTD; encoded by the exons ATGCTGACTAAGCTCCAG ATCAAACAGATGATGGAGGCAGCAACACGGCAAATcgaggaaaggaaaaaacaactaaGTTTCATTAGCCCCCCTACGCCTCAG CCAAAGACTCCTTCTTCCTCCCAACCAGAGCGACTTCCAATTGGCAACACTATTCAGCCCTCCCAGGCCGCCACTTTCATGAATGATGCCATTGAGAAGGCAAGGAAAGCAGCTGAACTACAAGCCCGCATCCAAGCCCAGCTGGCACTGAAGCCAGGGCTCATCGGCAATGCTAACATGGTGGGCCTGGCCAATCTCCATGCTATGGGCATTGCTCCCCC GAAGGTGGAGTTAAAAGATCAAACTAAACCTACACCACTGATTCTTGATGAACAAGGTCGAACTGTAGATGCAACCGGCAAGGAAATTGAGCTGACACACCGTATGCCTACTCTGAAGGCCAATATTCGGGCTGTGAAGAGGGAACAATTCAAGCAACAGCTAAAAGAAAAGCCATCAGAAGACATGGAGTCTAATACCTTTTTTGACCCCCGAGTCTCAATTGCCCCTTCCCAGCGCCAGAGACGCACTTTTAAATTCCACGATAAGGGCAAATTTGAAAAGATTGCCCAGCGATTACGGACAAAG GCTCAACTGGAGAAGCTGCAGGCAGAGATCTCACAGGCAGCTCGAAAAACAGGCATTCATACTTCAACTAGGCTGGCCCTCATTGCTCCTAAGAAGGAGTTGAAGGAAGGTGATGTCCCTGAAATTGAGTGGTGGGACTCTTATATCATCCCCAATGGCTTTGACCT TACAGAGGAAAATCCCAAGAGAGAAGATTATTTTGGAATCACAAATCTTGTTGAACATCCAGCCCAGCTCAACCCTCCAG TCGACAATGACACACCAGTTACTCTGGGGGTATATCTGACcaagaaggaacagaagaaacTTCGAAGGCAAACAAGGAGGGAAGCACAGAAGGAGCTACAAGAGAAAGTCAGGCTAGGCCTGATGCCTCCTCCAGAACCCAAAG TAAGAATTTCAAATTTGATGCGAGTATTAGGAACAGAAGCTGTTCAAGACCCCACGAAGGTAGAAGCCCATGTCAGAGCTCAGATGGCAAAAAGACAGAA AGCGCATGAAGAGGCCAACGCTGCCCGAAAACTTACAGCAGAACAGAGAAAggtcaagaaaattaaaaagcttaaAGAAGACATTTCACAGGGGGTACACATATCTGTTTATAG AGTTCGAAATTTGAGCAACCCAGCCAAGAAGTTCAAGATTGAGGCCAATGCTGGGCAGCTGTACCTGACAGGGGTGGTGGTACTGCACAAGGATGTCAACGTGGTAGTAGTGGAAGGGG GCCCCAAGGCCCAGAAGAAATTTAAGCGTCTTATGCTGCATCGGATAAAGTGGGATGAACAGACATCTAACACAAAGGGAGATG ATGATGAGGAATCTGATGAGGAAGCTGTGAAGAAAACCAACAAATGTGTACTAGTCTGGGAG GGTACAGCCAAAGACCGGAGCTTTGGGGAGATGAAGTTCAAACAGTGCCCTACAGAGAACATGGCTCGGGAGCATTTCAAAAAGCATGGGGCTGAGCACTACTGGGACCTTGCGCTGAGTGAATCTGTGTTGGAGTCCACCGACTGA